Within Vigna unguiculata cultivar IT97K-499-35 chromosome 2, ASM411807v1, whole genome shotgun sequence, the genomic segment tgaatatttgtttttcgtttatatttagaaaaaaatatttttgaatattatcaactaggtttcattaatgtttgtaaatttaataaatgtgttggttctcataaaattttatttggtattataatctaaaatctaaacaattataatttattttaaattttttattatgattattatttattctttgtatcattttaatcaaatgatgtattataacttttattagtgtacaaaaaagagatttattaaaatttaaaagattgaagtaaacaaacatttaaaatatattttaatttgaatttttgtttttcttttatattttttaaaaaatattttttaattttatcaattatgttcataacatttacaaaaataattattttagttctcatgaaatttatttagtattataatataaaatgtaaacaattataatttatttcaaaatatttaatattaaagaaacaaaatatttcaaaattataattcattctaacattttataatattatgtttcctttatcataattttttattattttataaaaattaactaaaattaatattgaaataataagaaaataagtaTGGATACGAGATTATTCACGAAACCATAGTTCCAACATACAGCCCTACGGAAGATAACGAACTCAAAGCTAGCTATCACAACCCTACTGCTAAAACACGTGGCAGTTACACTTAATATCATCCTATCTTCTAAATATACTCCTGActctttttttctccttttcttttcaatgtaaatcttccaaaataattttaattttcctcttctcattttgtgttttaattagACGTTTGAAACTTCGGACTCATGTTTCATTGCGAAAAATAGAGTACTCAAATAGCATTTATCGTTCAATTCCTCGCATTTCATCACAATCCCTCCAGAGTTGTTCACGGGTTGATTAAAGATGTGTTTTTATCATATTTGTAAACCAAGCTAATCAAAATAATTTGGACgggtttaaattaatatttctattaaattcaaataaaaaattcagtAGAGAAAATGTTTAGGTATGATTCATGGGTTTAAAAAagttacacattttttaaatgttaagagataattttgtattgttttcaaattacatTTCGACCAAGACTTTTAAATAGTTGAAATGTAGTACAAGTATTCTGTTTTtccattatttttcaaatatttataccGTATAAGACTTTGTTTCTCTGTAGGTTTATTCAATTTTTAGAATTGAAATAGCAAATAGAcgtatatttttagatattataTAAACTCATCtcaatatttaacaaaaattattaacataggtacaaatataaatattaattagctttttaaattaagcataaaaaaataaatatctacaCATTCAACCATTCTTATTCTCATACATGTCCAGAACTTAAATTATAAAGACTCTGTAATTTTGTAtaccatttcaaaatttatacaattataattctcattattatttgacataaaaaatgtatttcttttaaatttaaaaattatatatttcataaatatttgaatGAATAGATAGACGTATGTAGATAAACCCATTATAGCGGaatcaaaacaaaacacaaatttcgCTCACGAATAAATATGAACTTCAATGAATATACAATTTCCCCTACCTACAATACAACAATATGAATGCAAATCAACTTCTTATTTCTTAATCATTAAAGAAGTTTGGAATTAAAATTATTGCACTAGGAATATAAGTTTTTctcttattataataaaatccaAATATACCACTATTTActcaacaaataaaaaggaCTAAAAGAGTAAAAGACTGGCCAAATACAaaatgaacaaaagaaaaattgtcaCAGCATCAATTAACAACCTGTGCACATTACAAAACcactaaatatatataaataataaattaaaatttcaaatatgcCATTAATTAAGCAGGTTCAACACAAAACCCTATATTCCGTCCAAACGTCAGAGGGTTTGATGGATTTATATAAACATTCCACAATTTGCAAAAAATGGTGTTTGAATGTTTGGATTGAGTTGATTTAGGTTTATAGTTACGTACCCATACTTTGAACACCTCCAACTCCCTCCTGTTTTCACCACCTCCCCATCCCTTCCCATTTCAATACCCTCTCGTTAGTGACAAGTTCTAGTCTCAAGCATTTTCTATTGAATGGGTAAAGTTGTGAACATTTGACTCCATATATAGTAATGAAAACTATGTGCATCTTCAACTCATCCTATCTTAGGGAGTGCTTCTTGTAATGTTAGCACCTCTTGAGTAGAAGAATCTTTAATTCTTTCAGTGAATGCATTTGAAATGTGTATTCAAATTTCAAGACTTGAAACGATATGAGCCCCATTGGACCAACCTTTATTGACATTACCAAGGCAAGGAAAGAGGTTCTGCCTCAATACTAGATAGTTTAATGCCCACAGTACAAACTAAcagaaaacattaaaaaaaaaaacaaaaaaaaatgatacctGCGATTGCTCCCCTAATCCACCACCCAAGAACAAAGATAGTGCTAAACTTGGCAGGTAATCCTTAAGCTGTGGGAGGGGAAAGCTAGGATGCGTTGGAGAAGTTCTTGTGATCATCTGAAACCATAATAACGCCGACATGGGAATTTGTCCATAAAGTACTAATACATGTTTTCCTTTTCATAAACACTAGTGGCAGGCTAAACTaacaataattgaaaataatggTGTATAAGTAGCTCTACCAGATAAACTTTTAATTGCAATGTAACCTCGAGATACAATATATTgctaaataataagaaatttcTGAAAACCGGCAATTGCAACAGTGACAGTTATACTTGGAGTCCAATCACTGTTCCTTCCCCATCACCTGTACTGAAATGCAATTGGAAAGCTTAATGATCAGTGCTGCGCCCATTGAATATCCTTGATGTTGATCCCTTCCTTGACCATTTCATACAGCGGACTCATTTCCCTCAATTTCTCAACCTGCTGAACAGTGAGCTTCACTGCTCTGTCAATTTCAGCCTCGGTAGTGAACCTCCCAATTCCAAACCTAATAGAAGTGTGAGCCATGTCCTCCTCCACTCCCAACGCCCTCAAAACATACGAAGGCTCCAGGCTAGCACTAGTGCAGGCACTGCCACTGGACACAGCCACCTCCTTCAACCCCATGAGCAAACTCTCCCCTTCAACATACGCaaaagacaaatttaaattCCCCACATAGCGCCTCTCCAAGCTCCCATTCACCACCACCCCATCAAGCTTCTCTCTAATCCCATTAAGGAGTCTTTGTTGCAAACTAGAAATCCTCTTCTCATCATACTCCATCTCGTTTTTAGCCACCTCGCACGCCGCACCCATGCCCACAACCAAAGGAGTGGGAACAGTACCACTCCGAATCCCCCTCTCTTGGCCACCTCCGTTCATCTGAGGCTCAACCCGAATCCTTGGCCTCCGACGTAGATACAAAGCCCCAACTCCCTTAGGACCATAAACCTTATGCCCACTCAACGACATCAAACTCACATTCCACTTATCCACATCAATCGGAATCTTCCCCAACGCCTGAGCCGCATCAGTGTGAAACGGCACATTAAACTCCTTGCAAATTCTACCAATTTCCTCCACCGGCTGAACTACTCCAATTTCATTGTTCACCGCCATCACCGAAACAAGCCCCGTATCGGGCCTAATCGCAGCCCTAAGCTTCTCCAAATCAATCAACCCGTCAGACTCAACCGGAAGATAGGTGACATCGAAACCTTCCTGCTGGAGGTGGCGGCAGGAATCGAGCACGCACTTGTGCTCCGTCTGGGTGGTTATCACGTGCCGTTTCTTGTCCTTGTAGAAATGCATGACGCCCTTGACGGAGATGTTGTTGGATTCTGTCGCACCGGAGGTGAAGATTATCTCCTTAGGGGACGCGCCTATGAGGGACGCCACCTGAGCGCGCGCGTGTTCCACGGCCTCGTCCGATTCCCAGCCGTAGAAGTGGGTGCGAGAGTGAGGGTTTCCAAAACGAGAGAGATAGAAAGGCAGCATGGCGTCAACTACACGCGGGTCCATCGGAGACGTTGCCTGGACGTCCAGATAGAGGGGTCTTCCGGAGATTCGAACGCCCTTCATAGTCATTCCCGAAGAGCTGTCCCCATCTTGTTCTGGCACCGCCGCCTCCACAGCCGTGGAGAGAAACTGGGGCCGAAGGATTTTGGCTGATTTTGTGAGGTGGTGACGGAGATTGGAAGCAATTAACTTAGAGGTCATTGGATCGGTGAGGTTTGTGGGATTATTAGTCCCACCTGCTACTGAGAAAATGAGGCAGAGAGAAGTAAGACAAGACCTAATTTTTGTTTCGATTATTTGATTTGATCGTTGGGGTTTCCAAATTGAAGATAACCATGAAGAAAGGGTTTTATCTCCCAACTCGTGGGTAATCCAACGGTGGAGAGTGAGTTGAGTGTAACCGACTTAGGTAATTTATGATACGATATCACATTTTGTAGATAGGGTTTTACACTGGACCCAATTCTCCTATTGGACGGCGTCGTTTTACATTTTCTCAACTTGACTTATTTCTATATAATTAAAACcagaattatgaaaattattagaataaaaCAGCATTAGGGTGCTATAAACATGAGTCTCTAAGTTTAAATGTCATTGCAATTTGCAGTTTGAGCATAAAAAGTTGTTCTTCACAGCTAAAATCTGATTACCTGTTGGTAGGTAAGCGAGGAAGCTATCAAAGCCAGAATCATTGAAGTTTACTTCCAGAAAGAATGAAGCCTTAACCCAGTTTCGTCCTGGTAAAGTTacatgaatttttaaaaaatggttaataactttttctttaGATGTACTttagtaatataattatattatatctggtatatatatatatatatatatatatatatatatatatatatatatatatatatatatatattagttaatgGTCAAGCATTGATTCTGTAAGtaatcaatttattaaattttataataattttaaaaattgtatcaacaattattttaaactatatGTGGTGATATGTAGAAATTAACTCTTCTTCAACTTAATGAAAATAATGTGTTTAAAATCAGGggaaaaaacaattatatttctatagacttaaaaaagttaattccAAAATCTTGTGATTATATAATGTAGAAACCAAGATAGATGAAAGTTTTAAACAGTAaagttaaaaagttaatatatatatatatatatatatatatatatatatatatatattaagtgaTGGAGATGATTCTGAATTCaagtagaaaatatttaaattaaattaaattaactgaATTGCTTAATTATGGTTTAGAGAAAAAAtgcttttaattaaattagtccAAGCCGTTTGATTTGGGTTATAATCCAATAAAACCATAGATAGCACtatttcaaattcaatttaatattgaaatttagtTAAATAACACTCATATTCTATATAATTCagtttcattatattttatttttagaataacaaCAAATGTTTAAGTATAAAATTGTAatgttagtgttttttttttttttacttttgaggTAATTGTGTAAGAATTTGGATTTGGTATGCAAGTTATGCTAATGTTAATATgtatttattcttaaaaaaagttatatcatttattttttatttgaaaatttaaactttttcttaaatataaatgctgcttttattttaattttgaaaattcagctttaatttttgtatggtttattattaaatattaattacagGTTTAATTATtccaattattaattaaatttaaataaaattaaaatttataatattttttttagtgtactaaaaacaaaatagacTAATCCTGTTATAGTAAATCCACTATGTACTTTCTAAATTTCAACGCAactgcaattttattttatttttactttggttTGCATAAACAAGTTATATATGGGTGAATTGTGTCAAATGACAAtcgataattttttattgacttAGTGGGTTCGATGgattattttatctttgattttagaaaaagtatgagattttaaaaattaaaaatatgttaattaatttaattttaattttaaattatatatatactcttAAGTTTACATACTAATTTAGtatttagtattttataaaaagaatttatCATCACTTAAGTTTACATACTAATTTATTCTAAATCTGTGTAGATTATAATTAAGTAGGccgaataaaaaataatcattttcaaTTTAAGAAAGATTtcgttaatttattttattttataaatctttaATATTGACCATCAGATCAAGCAGGTGCAGCTCATTGTACATGGTTATACATTGCTATTTtgttcatttaattatttaattcgaaataattaattttaaaaagtatatatttaaaaatggatAGAATATGTATCTTAAGATAAATAGaaaattgtttattataaaataactaaaaaaacagATGAGCTATTTCCTTATCTCAAATTTCTTTGATAACAAAATACGAATatctttctctttttaattttttgtcagaaaaaaaaaatctctttttattactatttgCAAATCATTTGAATTAGAAGTTGATAAATTATTACCCAACATAATTTCCTGAAGAGTAGTAATTCATACTTCAATGATAAtgtttagattatttttaatcatgCTCCATGGATAAAACAGtgagaacaaaatatttatccttttagatgctttttttaagttaaattggagtaatattttttttacccttttctaCTTTTGTCATCTTTATTTTACAATTAGTGACAATGTGGTAGTgcttacaaatattattagtcTTCATCTCAACAGGTGTAGAGGGAAAGGAGTAATGTGAGGTCCataaaaaagtacaaaaatgattttttgataaataaatttttgacaaaattattagataaagtatttttttacatttttatgaaattttaaaaaataaaataataaagttttaggattttattttatcattatttatcaaagtttgtcaaaatatcatttttcttaaaaaaaaagtaattgacATGTTTAGATCATCTATACATAGGAATTCAAGATGTATAATGAAATGTGTCATTCAAATACGTGTTTTGCTTGCCATTTGTATTTGGATAGTTTATTTAACTCAACATTCTTATAAGAAAACAATATATTGCGAAGGAGAAGCTGCAAAGACAACAATGAGAATTTTAAGTTAGGAAGGAAAGATCGTCATCTTGATTTGGATCAATCTTCTACCATAGAAAGATATACACTACAACAAATTTGCATATTTGCAATTAAAGAATCCTTAACTAATCTTTAACTAATTCTTTGCAAAATGATGTAGTGAATGATTAACGATGAAACAGTGAGGACATTGAACCGTAgctaa encodes:
- the LOC114173479 gene encoding cysteine desulfurase, mitochondrial, yielding MTSKLIASNLRHHLTKSAKILRPQFLSTAVEAAVPEQDGDSSSGMTMKGVRISGRPLYLDVQATSPMDPRVVDAMLPFYLSRFGNPHSRTHFYGWESDEAVEHARAQVASLIGASPKEIIFTSGATESNNISVKGVMHFYKDKKRHVITTQTEHKCVLDSCRHLQQEGFDVTYLPVESDGLIDLEKLRAAIRPDTGLVSVMAVNNEIGVVQPVEEIGRICKEFNVPFHTDAAQALGKIPIDVDKWNVSLMSLSGHKVYGPKGVGALYLRRRPRIRVEPQMNGGGQERGIRSGTVPTPLVVGMGAACEVAKNEMEYDEKRISSLQQRLLNGIREKLDGVVVNGSLERRYVGNLNLSFAYVEGESLLMGLKEVAVSSGSACTSASLEPSYVLRALGVEEDMAHTSIRFGIGRFTTEAEIDRAVKLTVQQVEKLREMSPLYEMVKEGINIKDIQWAQH